A genomic region of Rhodococcus pyridinivorans contains the following coding sequences:
- a CDS encoding S1 family peptidase: protein MRRTFARRTAVIGSTALLLLGPAVAIAQAEPETEPTQTSSLPAELVEALQRDLNIDAERFLADAQRSQDLAAFAEKAREQFEAVFAGVWLDDQGTATVGLTEGDGFEEARKAAEDAGFAVAETERSEDALEDQLGALGDWLETQPPAVADVIRGIAIDVVNNDVVVRTDNVSGVELPDFLDGVRVLFAPAELTPEGATDLQPIAGGLDAPDALFGGDAYAALGAGEGLRCSLGFNAEDGSGQPVNITAGHCDPNRAQAGTRWASQVHQLVGDNLGQHLGSFEKTVLDRSDYALIRPSAEAAARFENNGVRVPFAAPLTITGVADPVVGAPVCKSGLRTGYSCGVVTAANQNVEIGHRVLENGFSTNLCALQGDSGGTLVTGTLALGISSASNVGQYGMCEIAGFVSGLLGESPELFATPIKTVLAENPGLKVRTW from the coding sequence ATGCGACGCACCTTCGCACGTCGGACGGCCGTCATCGGTTCGACCGCACTGCTACTCCTCGGCCCTGCCGTTGCCATCGCGCAGGCCGAACCCGAGACCGAACCCACGCAGACATCGTCTCTGCCGGCCGAGCTCGTCGAGGCGTTGCAGCGCGACCTGAACATCGATGCCGAGCGCTTCCTCGCCGATGCGCAGCGCAGCCAGGATCTCGCCGCGTTCGCCGAGAAGGCACGGGAGCAGTTCGAAGCCGTCTTCGCCGGTGTGTGGCTGGACGACCAGGGCACCGCCACCGTCGGCCTCACCGAGGGTGACGGCTTCGAGGAGGCCCGCAAGGCCGCCGAGGATGCCGGATTCGCCGTCGCCGAGACCGAGCGCAGCGAGGACGCCCTCGAAGATCAGCTCGGCGCGCTGGGCGACTGGCTCGAGACCCAGCCGCCCGCCGTCGCCGACGTCATCCGCGGCATCGCCATCGACGTGGTCAACAACGATGTCGTCGTGCGCACCGACAACGTGTCCGGCGTCGAGCTCCCCGACTTCCTCGACGGCGTGCGCGTGCTGTTCGCTCCCGCCGAACTGACCCCGGAGGGCGCAACCGACCTGCAGCCCATCGCCGGTGGCCTCGACGCCCCCGACGCTCTCTTCGGTGGCGACGCCTACGCCGCGCTCGGCGCCGGCGAGGGCCTGCGCTGCTCGCTCGGCTTCAACGCCGAGGACGGCAGCGGACAGCCCGTGAACATCACCGCCGGCCACTGCGACCCCAACCGCGCCCAGGCCGGTACGCGATGGGCGTCCCAGGTCCACCAGCTCGTCGGCGACAACCTGGGTCAGCACCTCGGCTCGTTCGAGAAGACCGTGCTCGACCGCAGCGACTACGCGCTGATCCGTCCCTCCGCCGAGGCCGCAGCCCGCTTCGAGAACAACGGCGTGCGCGTTCCGTTCGCCGCTCCGCTGACCATCACGGGCGTCGCGGATCCCGTCGTCGGCGCTCCGGTCTGCAAGTCGGGCCTGCGCACCGGCTACAGCTGCGGCGTCGTGACGGCCGCCAACCAGAACGTCGAGATCGGCCACCGCGTGCTCGAGAACGGCTTCTCCACCAACCTGTGCGCCCTGCAGGGCGACAGCGGTGGCACCCTCGTCACCGGCACTCTCGCCCTCGGCATCTCCAGCGCCTCGAACGTCGGCCAGTACGGCATGTGCGAGATCGCCGGGTTCGTCAGCGGCCTGCTCGGTGAGAGCCCCGAGCTGTTCGCCACGCCGATCAAGACGGTCCTGGCCGAGAACCCGGGCCTGAAGGTCCGCACCTGGTAA
- a CDS encoding S1 family peptidase — protein sequence MRLSSASRAAVRSTTRRVAVAAASAVLLAVPLSATANAAPAEQLPSAELPAELVEAIQRDLGLTPEEYLDRAARAQELGDYARDFRSERPSEFAGAWLGEDGKPVIAVTNPEAAEKAAQDGYRATVAPVSADGLEQALAELNRWVAGLPREVSSQINSASIDVLNNQIVLDIVNSPIGRALNLPSLVANVQVQLSPGMPPNDPAPMGGDTYITADGDVRATPIERIGICSFGFNGVDADGDAVNLTAGHCDAVARSDGGSTVYLPNRANIDESVRIGKFTESTVGTDSTLDYGIVSLDKAGVEAGLDRPSVRGGNGSTLTVTGTAVPVVGAPVCKSGQSSSFTCGLVVADRIETQLTYDSGFSSTIRGFATSACTLAGDSGGAIVTGTLALGVISGSNSAGAPNCVEANLVLAPNGGTSSLGIPIQEIENATGTRVRTAANPA from the coding sequence ATGCGTCTCTCGTCGGCGTCGCGCGCCGCAGTCCGTTCCACCACCCGCCGCGTCGCAGTCGCAGCGGCCTCCGCGGTTCTGCTGGCTGTGCCTCTGAGCGCCACAGCGAACGCCGCGCCCGCCGAACAGTTGCCTTCCGCTGAACTTCCCGCCGAGCTCGTCGAAGCGATCCAGCGCGACCTGGGTCTGACGCCCGAGGAATACCTCGATCGCGCCGCGCGGGCGCAGGAACTCGGTGACTACGCCCGCGACTTCCGCTCCGAGCGTCCCTCCGAGTTCGCCGGTGCCTGGCTCGGCGAGGACGGCAAGCCCGTCATCGCCGTCACGAACCCCGAGGCCGCAGAGAAGGCAGCCCAGGACGGCTACCGGGCGACGGTCGCGCCGGTCTCGGCCGACGGACTCGAGCAGGCCCTCGCCGAACTGAACCGCTGGGTGGCGGGGCTCCCGCGCGAGGTGTCGTCGCAGATCAACTCCGCGTCGATCGATGTGCTCAACAACCAGATCGTCCTCGACATCGTGAACTCGCCGATCGGGCGCGCACTGAACCTGCCGTCGCTGGTGGCGAACGTGCAGGTCCAGTTGTCGCCGGGCATGCCGCCGAACGATCCGGCCCCGATGGGTGGCGACACCTACATCACCGCCGACGGCGACGTCCGCGCCACGCCCATCGAGCGCATCGGCATCTGCTCGTTCGGCTTCAACGGTGTCGACGCCGACGGCGACGCCGTCAACCTCACCGCCGGTCACTGCGACGCGGTCGCTCGTTCCGACGGTGGTTCGACGGTCTACCTGCCCAACCGCGCGAACATCGACGAGAGCGTCCGGATCGGCAAGTTCACCGAGTCCACGGTCGGTACCGACAGCACCCTCGACTACGGCATCGTCTCGCTCGACAAGGCCGGCGTCGAGGCGGGCCTGGACCGCCCGTCGGTTCGCGGCGGCAACGGCTCGACCCTCACGGTCACCGGCACGGCCGTTCCGGTCGTCGGCGCGCCCGTCTGCAAGTCGGGACAGTCGTCGTCGTTCACGTGCGGGCTCGTCGTCGCCGATCGCATCGAGACCCAGCTGACCTACGACTCGGGCTTCTCGAGCACCATCCGCGGCTTCGCGACCTCGGCCTGCACCCTCGCGGGTGACAGCGGCGGCGCGATCGTCACCGGCACCCTCGCACTCGGTGTGATCAGTGGATCGAACAGTGCGGGCGCCCCGAACTGCGTCGAGGCGAATCTGGTGCTCGCGCCCAACGGCGGCACCTCCAGCCTCGGCATCCCGATCCAAGAGATCGAGAACGCCACCGGCACCCGAGTCCGTACTGCGGCGAACCCGGCATAA